The following are encoded in a window of Magnolia sinica isolate HGM2019 chromosome 11, MsV1, whole genome shotgun sequence genomic DNA:
- the LOC131218187 gene encoding probable methyltransferase At1g29790, with product MKKETNSNPSRCLPSPLPTLLYPLLLIILLSVIIITTYISTSYIAFTNTNDQTLIPSSIHSHISNLQTQVGHLLDQLHSESPTSNTASKYANRVLAIAVSLDNLADRLSHLYSDAPVDWNNTSNIDGDDELGEGDDGEFDDALPRNGLFGSGEIRNYTSPKPNRHGLKNFLGVEAVYPSIGLACTGAAADIGRFMSYKMYGRCPDDWIMAQKLIVAGCDPLPRRRCFARSPPHYTKPLPLNSSMWGLPGDTNILWTHYKCKSFTCLMSNNTVGKRGFFKCADCFNLSKRGWENATMDRPTSPEFTADEVLALKPTGEIRIGLDFSPTTGTFAAIMRERNVTIASATLNLGAPFSEVIASRGLLPLYLSVGSRLPFFDNTLDIIHSMLFLDGWIGVELLQYVLFDWDRILRPRGLLWIDRFFCGKDNMKLYLDEFHRLGYKKLLWRVVPKTDKDGDELFFSSVLEKPLRA from the coding sequence atgaagaaagaaaccaATTCCAACCCATCGAGATGCCTTCCAAGCCCACTTCCCACACTGCTATATCCTCTCCTTCTCATCATACTACTCTCAGTGATTATCATCACTACATACATTTCCACCTCCTACATTGCCTTCACCAATACAAATGATCAGACTCTCATACCTTCCTCCATCCACAGCCACATATCAAATCTCCAGACCCAAGTGGGCCATTTGCTTGATCAGCTACATAGTGAAAGCCCCACCTCAAATACTGCATCCAAGTACGCCAATCGAGTGCTTGCCATCGCCGTGTCGTTAGACAACCTCGCCGACCGTCTATCCCATCTCTACAGCGATGCACCTGTCGACTGGAACAACACAAGCAACATTGATGGTGACGATGAACTTGGCGAAGGAGATGATGGCGAATTTGATGATGCATTGCCACGTAATGGGTTGTTCGGCTCCGGCGAGATTCGCAACTACACATCACCTAAGCCCAACAGGCATGGGTTGAAGAATTTCCTCGGCGTGGAAGCTGTGTATCCATCCATTGGATTAGCATGCACCGGTGCAGCCGCAGACATCGGTCGCTTCATGTCATACAAAATGTATGGGAGGTGCCCAGATGATTGGATCATGGCCCAGAAGCTAATCGTGGCCGGGTGTGACCCACTTCCCAGAAGGCGGTGCTTCGCAAGATCTCCCCCACATTACACTAAGCCACTGCCATTAAATTCATCTATGTGGGGCCTGCCTGGCGACACTAACATTCTGTGGACACACTACAAGTGCAAGAGCTTCACCTGTTTGATGTCAAACAATACAGTAGGCAAGAGAGGCTTCTTCAAGTGTGCTGATTGCTTCAACCTCTCCAAGAGGGGCTGGGAGAATGCAACAATGGACAGGCCCACATCGCCGGAGTTCACTGCCGATGAGGTTCTGGCATTGAAGCCGACCGGGGAGATTCGAATCGGGCTGGATTTCAGCCCAACAACAGGCACATTCGCTGCGATCATGAGGGAGAGGAATGTGACCATAGCTTCAGCCACCCTCAACCTTGGAGCTCCTTTCAGTGAGGTGATTGCATCGAGAGGCCTCCTCCCACTCTACCTGTCGGTCGGTTCGAGGCTACCATTCTTCGACAACACGCTCGATATCATCCATTCGATGCTGtttttggatgggtggattgggGTGGAGCTCCTCCAGTATGTGCTGTTCGATTGGGACCGGATCCTACGGCCGAGAGGGCTTCTTTGGATCGACCGCTTCTTTTGTGGCAAGGACAACATGAAGCTATACTTGGATGAGTTTCACAGACTGGGCTACAAGAAGCTGCTTTGGAGAGTAGTACCTAAGACAGATAAGGATGGTGATGAGctctttttttcttctgttttagAGAAGCCATTGAGAGCTTAA